A single genomic interval of Chryseobacterium paludis harbors:
- a CDS encoding helix-hairpin-helix domain-containing protein, which produces MMKRSYYQKVAFLGILLLILLAFQEYTSREKENFPDVQFVSEEASPILLAEFNPNDFDEKQWQSLGFSSKQISTILNYKKIVGGKFTSKEQLKKCYAISEEKFAEISSYILLPESKNKGKTFHSQYSERKSISVSGKFNPDHLSERQWEEIGFREKQAQAILKYKAYLGGSFVSKEKFKDCFIITDENYQQLSPYLILPEKTPDNYKNSVSNKESKPLIKLHSFDPNTLNIDGWQSLGFSQNQARTIVNYRDKNLKGNFTNLDDIKKCFVISLEKFEELRPYIKINVSQNVERKAEITQQKTDFATIDLNLITFKQLLEFGLDEKSAGSIIGFRKKLGGFINKQQILDTYNIDINLVQKLTSTCKLESSIITKYTLVDAPEEWLKNHPYFKYSADKIIYHRISDPDDKKIWKLLKLKPEYEARMKLYMK; this is translated from the coding sequence ATGATGAAAAGAAGCTATTACCAGAAGGTTGCATTTTTAGGTATCTTGCTCTTAATTTTGCTCGCCTTTCAAGAATATACAAGTAGAGAAAAAGAAAATTTTCCTGATGTACAATTTGTTTCGGAAGAGGCATCTCCAATATTATTAGCCGAATTTAATCCTAACGATTTTGATGAGAAGCAATGGCAAAGCTTAGGTTTTTCATCAAAGCAAATATCAACCATATTAAATTACAAAAAAATTGTAGGTGGGAAATTCACGTCTAAGGAGCAATTAAAGAAATGCTATGCCATTTCAGAAGAAAAATTTGCAGAGATCAGTTCCTATATTTTACTTCCCGAAAGCAAAAACAAGGGGAAAACTTTTCATTCTCAATATTCAGAAAGAAAATCGATCTCAGTATCCGGAAAATTCAATCCCGATCACTTATCAGAAAGACAATGGGAAGAAATAGGCTTTAGAGAGAAACAGGCACAAGCAATTTTAAAATACAAGGCTTATTTAGGGGGTAGTTTTGTCAGTAAGGAAAAGTTCAAAGATTGCTTTATCATTACAGATGAAAATTATCAGCAACTATCTCCATATTTAATATTACCGGAAAAGACTCCTGACAACTATAAAAACTCCGTAAGCAACAAAGAGTCTAAGCCTTTAATAAAGCTTCATTCTTTTGATCCCAATACTTTAAATATTGATGGTTGGCAATCTTTAGGATTTTCACAGAATCAAGCCCGAACAATTGTTAATTATCGAGACAAAAATTTAAAAGGGAATTTTACAAACCTAGATGATATTAAAAAGTGTTTTGTCATTTCCCTAGAAAAGTTTGAGGAATTACGCCCCTATATTAAGATAAATGTTTCACAAAATGTAGAAAGAAAAGCTGAAATTACGCAGCAGAAAACTGACTTTGCAACCATAGATCTGAATTTAATTACCTTTAAGCAGCTTTTGGAGTTTGGTCTGGATGAAAAAAGTGCTGGATCTATTATCGGTTTTAGAAAAAAATTAGGCGGTTTTATTAATAAACAACAAATTCTAGATACCTACAATATCGATATTAACCTGGTTCAAAAATTAACATCTACCTGCAAATTAGAGTCCTCTATTATCACAAAATACACATTGGTTGATGCTCCTGAGGAATGGTTAAAGAACCATCCTTATTTTAAGTATTCAGCAGATAAGATCATTTACCATCGGATAAGTGATCCAGATGATAAAAAAATATGGAAGTTGCTTAAACTAAAACCCGAGTACGAGGCAAGGATGAAATTGTACATGAAATAG
- a CDS encoding DUF3098 domain-containing protein, translated as MSKKTNKFSAAEFGTDTKAPQENTFYFGQQNFKWMLIGLAFIVVGFLLMMGADANTVDGKYDPNSWNDGIFSIRRIRIAPLFVVIGFAIEVYAILKRK; from the coding sequence ATGAGCAAAAAAACAAATAAATTTTCCGCAGCAGAATTTGGTACTGATACCAAAGCTCCACAGGAAAACACTTTTTACTTCGGGCAACAAAACTTTAAATGGATGTTAATAGGATTAGCATTTATTGTAGTTGGTTTTCTGTTGATGATGGGTGCAGATGCTAACACTGTCGATGGGAAATATGATCCTAATTCCTGGAATGATGGTATTTTCTCTATTCGAAGAATCAGAATAGCTCCATTGTTCGTAGTCATAGGTTTCGCTATCGAAGTATATGCGATTTTAAAAAGAAAATAA
- the rluF gene encoding 23S rRNA pseudouridine(2604) synthase RluF has translation MEKTRINKYLSEVGFCSRRAADKLLEEGRIKINGKIPELGTKVSDEDVVEVDGKPIRESEEKPVYIAFNKPVGIVCTTDAKREKNNIVDYINHPKRIFPIGRLDKPSEGLILLTNDGDIVNKILRARNNHEKEYLVRVDKPVNPRFLDKMRNGVPILDTVTKKCEVEKVDDMTFRIILTQGLNRQIRRMCEYLGYEVKKLKRIRIMNIKLDLPMGKWRDLTDEELAELNMLLEDSSKTFD, from the coding sequence ATGGAAAAAACACGTATTAATAAATATTTATCAGAAGTTGGTTTCTGCTCGAGAAGAGCAGCAGATAAGTTATTGGAAGAGGGTAGGATAAAGATCAACGGGAAAATCCCAGAATTAGGAACAAAAGTTTCCGATGAAGATGTAGTAGAAGTTGATGGTAAGCCTATCAGAGAGTCTGAAGAAAAGCCTGTTTATATTGCTTTTAACAAACCTGTGGGTATTGTTTGTACAACTGATGCCAAAAGAGAAAAAAATAATATTGTCGATTATATAAATCACCCCAAAAGAATTTTTCCTATTGGGAGATTAGATAAACCCAGTGAGGGTTTAATCCTATTAACTAATGATGGTGATATTGTAAATAAGATTTTAAGAGCAAGAAATAACCACGAAAAAGAATACCTTGTTAGAGTTGATAAGCCTGTTAATCCAAGATTTTTGGATAAAATGAGGAATGGTGTTCCGATCCTAGATACAGTAACGAAAAAATGTGAAGTAGAGAAAGTGGATGATATGACTTTCAGGATTATTCTTACTCAGGGTCTCAACAGACAGATCCGTAGAATGTGCGAATACCTTGGCTATGAAGTAAAAAAGCTTAAAAGAATTCGTATTATGAATATTAAATTAGATCTTCCAATGGGTAAGTGGAGAGATTTGACCGATGAAGAATTAGCAGAGCTGAATATGCTTCTTGAAGATTCCAGTAAAACCTTTGACTAG
- a CDS encoding MerR family transcriptional regulator: MKINLPDKLYYSIGEVAKAFDVNTSLIRYWEQEFPIIKPKKNKKGNRYFTPEDIKNLQIIYHLVKEKGYTLDGAKIALTTNSKISETVTIIDRLEFVKAELLKLKESLVEKDSE, translated from the coding sequence ATGAAGATAAATTTACCAGACAAGCTATATTATTCTATAGGAGAAGTTGCCAAAGCATTTGATGTAAACACTTCATTAATACGTTATTGGGAGCAGGAATTCCCTATCATCAAACCTAAAAAAAACAAAAAGGGCAACCGATACTTTACTCCTGAAGACATTAAGAACTTACAGATTATCTATCATCTGGTTAAAGAAAAAGGCTACACTTTAGATGGTGCAAAGATCGCACTTACTACAAACAGCAAAATTTCTGAAACAGTTACTATAATAGATCGCTTAGAATTTGTAAAGGCAGAATTACTAAAGCTAAAAGAATCTTTGGTAGAAAAAGACAGCGAATAA
- a CDS encoding reprolysin-like metallopeptidase, whose translation MKRILLIFLLLTPFLGFSQWSRTELRTQRVKKSQEKLKFSSLYVLDANQLKESLAQAPSRSLNSKGIIISIPGVSGKIEKFQVWEFSNMAPELQAKHPDIRSYVGSSVDDPSAYLRFSLSPVGFSAMVIRSGVSEFIEPYTEDRTVYAVFDSKSRSNQDSEPFQCSTIDDVDKSAVLKNTNSVTNKLAGFNTFRMALSCTGEYAQYHLTVAGTPSTATDAQKKAVILAAMNASMTRLNGVFEKDLSLHFNLIANNEAIIFLDPAADPYTGGGPSQGQAGIAGVIPSTDYDMGHLIDKQDANGAAGLGVICSNGQKARGWTAHNFPEGDKFDIDYVAHEMGHQLGAGHTYTSHSGQADQTVEPASGNTIMAYTGIIGGNLDVQFNSNDYYHINSVNQIKNKINAVTCGTNVAFTNPAPTITLGAGYTIPKSTPFVLRGTTTDPNTASYTYTVEQTDQAATAQIGTNSYAYPTKPTGPTFRSLAPTNIPARYFPDFNKVLAGLLTTRWESVSSVARALNFNMSVRNNSPLQPQIGQSSTVVTVDAVSGPFQVTAPTFGQSASSGSTTTVTWDVAGTTLAPVSTANVNIKLSIDGGLTFTNLITNTPNDGSEQVTIPAGSTSSNAFILIEAANNIYYAVSPSFVIDYSVTGETCATYAYTGSPVNITDGPGGLNISSPKITIPLMVNNPGIITKIKVTPSITHTNVRHLAIGIESPEGSSALIWNRACNGSSGITASFTDIGNAVTCASPVQGETKSYESLGIFKGHKAQGEWKLFASDNNLGSAGSVTAWSLEVCTRQTQTLGVKDVSSALGDDIKIYPNPNNGNFFIKSRNLPGELKVNLFDSSGRLIYSSGAYQSNGDNTKEFNVNAPKGVYIINVNSSKGDYNQKLIIK comes from the coding sequence ATGAAGCGTATTTTATTAATTTTTTTACTGCTAACTCCTTTTTTAGGATTTTCGCAGTGGTCCAGAACTGAGTTAAGGACCCAAAGAGTCAAGAAATCTCAGGAGAAACTAAAATTTTCTTCTCTGTATGTATTGGATGCTAATCAATTAAAAGAAAGCTTAGCACAAGCTCCTTCACGTTCTTTGAACAGTAAGGGAATTATTATTTCAATTCCTGGTGTAAGTGGTAAAATTGAAAAATTTCAGGTTTGGGAATTTTCTAATATGGCTCCCGAATTACAGGCAAAACATCCTGACATAAGATCCTATGTCGGAAGCAGTGTTGATGATCCAAGCGCGTATTTAAGATTTAGTTTATCTCCAGTAGGTTTCTCGGCAATGGTTATCCGGTCTGGAGTTTCAGAATTTATAGAGCCTTATACTGAAGATAGAACAGTATATGCTGTTTTTGATTCAAAATCAAGATCAAATCAGGATTCTGAGCCATTTCAATGTTCTACCATAGATGATGTGGATAAAAGTGCAGTTCTGAAAAATACAAATTCAGTCACAAATAAATTAGCAGGTTTTAATACATTCAGAATGGCATTGTCCTGTACGGGAGAATATGCTCAATATCATCTGACGGTAGCCGGAACCCCTTCGACCGCTACGGATGCCCAAAAGAAAGCGGTGATCCTTGCCGCAATGAATGCTTCTATGACGCGATTAAATGGAGTTTTTGAAAAAGATCTATCCTTACATTTTAATTTGATCGCCAACAATGAAGCAATCATTTTTCTTGATCCTGCAGCTGATCCCTATACTGGTGGAGGCCCTAGTCAAGGGCAAGCAGGAATAGCTGGAGTAATTCCTTCAACAGATTATGATATGGGACATTTGATAGATAAGCAAGATGCCAATGGTGCTGCCGGATTAGGGGTTATATGTAGTAATGGTCAAAAAGCAAGAGGATGGACTGCCCACAATTTCCCGGAGGGAGATAAATTTGACATTGATTATGTTGCTCATGAAATGGGACATCAATTGGGAGCCGGACATACCTACACTTCACATAGCGGCCAGGCTGATCAGACTGTGGAGCCGGCAAGTGGAAATACTATAATGGCATACACAGGGATTATAGGAGGGAATCTGGATGTTCAGTTTAATTCCAACGATTATTATCATATTAATAGTGTCAATCAGATTAAGAATAAAATTAATGCTGTAACGTGTGGAACGAATGTGGCATTTACCAATCCTGCGCCTACGATTACGCTTGGAGCTGGCTATACGATTCCAAAATCGACTCCTTTTGTTCTAAGAGGAACAACAACAGATCCCAATACGGCTTCCTATACCTATACGGTTGAGCAAACAGATCAGGCTGCAACTGCACAGATCGGGACTAATTCATATGCATACCCAACAAAACCGACAGGTCCTACCTTCAGATCTCTGGCACCAACAAATATTCCGGCAAGATATTTTCCTGACTTTAATAAAGTGTTGGCAGGTTTATTAACTACAAGATGGGAATCTGTATCCAGTGTGGCAAGAGCACTTAATTTTAATATGTCTGTTAGAAATAATAGCCCTTTGCAACCTCAGATAGGACAAAGCTCGACAGTAGTAACAGTTGATGCTGTCTCTGGACCTTTTCAGGTTACAGCTCCAACATTTGGACAATCCGCAAGTTCCGGTAGCACTACTACTGTAACATGGGATGTGGCGGGTACCACTTTAGCTCCTGTAAGTACTGCTAATGTTAATATTAAATTATCTATAGATGGGGGGCTTACTTTCACAAATCTTATAACAAATACACCTAATGACGGAAGTGAACAGGTAACAATTCCTGCAGGTTCTACTTCTTCTAATGCATTTATATTAATTGAAGCAGCCAATAATATTTATTATGCGGTAAGCCCAAGTTTTGTTATTGATTATTCTGTAACAGGAGAGACGTGCGCTACTTATGCTTATACAGGAAGTCCAGTGAATATTACTGATGGTCCTGGTGGATTAAATATTTCTTCACCTAAAATAACGATTCCTCTAATGGTAAATAATCCTGGAATTATTACTAAAATTAAAGTAACACCATCTATTACACATACCAATGTGAGACATTTAGCAATTGGTATTGAAAGTCCTGAAGGTTCTTCAGCGCTTATCTGGAATCGTGCCTGTAATGGAAGTTCTGGAATCACAGCCTCTTTTACTGATATTGGAAATGCTGTTACTTGTGCTTCTCCTGTTCAGGGTGAAACAAAATCTTATGAATCTCTGGGAATTTTCAAAGGACATAAAGCACAGGGTGAATGGAAGTTATTTGCATCGGACAATAACTTAGGTTCAGCTGGAAGTGTTACAGCATGGTCACTTGAAGTTTGTACCCGACAAACACAAACATTGGGTGTTAAAGATGTTTCTTCTGCCTTAGGAGATGATATCAAAATATACCCTAACCCAAATAATGGTAACTTCTTTATAAAGTCGAGAAACCTACCTGGAGAATTGAAAGTAAATCTGTTCGATTCTAGTGGTAGATTAATTTATTCTTCTGGAGCATACCAAAGCAATGGAGATAATACCAAAGAGTTTAATGTAAATGCACCTAAGGGAGTTTATATTATCAATGTAAATTCATCAAAAGGAGATTACAATCAAAAATTAATTATAAAATAA
- a CDS encoding copper resistance protein NlpE, translating to MKKIFVAALCVSLIGFTSCSTMKKSKEDASTSKTSTFFIGTYSGTIPLGDSKQNVEIIFKNDNTFTLAETLPGSTDPMSSTGTWKYDKNLNKIILIYLNIADRVTTFSVINDKTIQMHSGSAWTKETKGTEYNLVRQ from the coding sequence ATGAAAAAAATATTTGTAGCAGCACTTTGTGTGTCATTAATTGGATTTACTTCTTGTAGTACAATGAAAAAATCAAAAGAAGATGCTTCAACTTCAAAAACTTCAACCTTTTTTATCGGAACTTACAGTGGAACAATCCCTTTGGGGGACTCTAAACAAAATGTTGAAATTATTTTTAAGAACGATAATACTTTTACATTGGCTGAAACACTTCCTGGCAGCACTGATCCAATGTCGAGTACGGGAACCTGGAAATATGATAAAAATTTGAATAAGATAATTCTGATCTACTTAAATATTGCAGACCGAGTAACCACATTTTCAGTCATTAATGATAAAACAATTCAAATGCATAGTGGTAGCGCATGGACTAAAGAAACCAAAGGAACAGAATATAATTTAGTGCGCCAATAA
- a CDS encoding undecaprenyl-diphosphate phosphatase: MDLFKAIIIAIIEGLTEYLPISSTAHMGFTANLMGLKEDEFLKMFQVSIQFGAILSVVVAYWKKFFDFNNIKFYYKLAFAVVPALVLGYLFDDKIEAILGNQIAISSVLVLGGVVLLFADTWFKNPVIDDEKGITIKKAVTIGFWQCLAMMPGTSRSAASIIGGMTQGLTRKAAAEFSFFLAVPTMLAVTVYSVFVKTWGKETPHPQKGYEMILSSQDHLTIFIVGNVVAFIVALIAIKAFIGVLNKYGFKPWGWYRIFVGVALLIYFYFFK, from the coding sequence ATGGATTTATTCAAAGCAATTATTATTGCCATTATAGAAGGTCTTACGGAGTATCTTCCAATTTCTTCTACTGCACACATGGGCTTTACAGCCAATTTAATGGGTTTGAAAGAGGATGAATTTTTAAAGATGTTTCAGGTCTCTATTCAGTTTGGTGCTATTTTATCTGTTGTAGTTGCTTACTGGAAAAAATTCTTTGATTTTAATAATATTAAATTTTACTATAAACTGGCATTTGCTGTAGTACCAGCTTTAGTTTTAGGATATCTTTTTGATGATAAAATAGAAGCTATTCTTGGTAATCAGATTGCCATTTCGTCTGTCCTTGTTTTAGGTGGAGTTGTGCTTTTATTTGCTGATACATGGTTTAAAAATCCGGTTATTGATGACGAAAAAGGGATAACAATAAAAAAAGCTGTAACAATAGGTTTTTGGCAGTGTCTGGCAATGATGCCTGGAACCAGTAGGAGTGCTGCTTCCATCATTGGAGGAATGACACAGGGATTAACCCGAAAAGCAGCGGCTGAATTTTCTTTTTTCTTAGCTGTTCCTACCATGTTAGCTGTTACTGTATATTCTGTTTTTGTTAAAACATGGGGAAAAGAAACCCCTCATCCTCAAAAAGGATATGAGATGATTTTATCATCACAGGATCATCTTACTATTTTCATAGTTGGGAACGTGGTAGCATTTATTGTAGCATTAATTGCTATAAAGGCATTTATCGGAGTACTCAATAAGTATGGTTTCAAACCTTGGGGATGGTATCGTATCTTTGTTGGAGTAGCTTTGCTTATTTATTTTTACTTTTTTAAATAA
- the truB gene encoding tRNA pseudouridine(55) synthase TruB, whose amino-acid sequence MTAENVLEGHIFLLDKPLDWTSFQAVNKMKYKLKSEFNLPKKFKIGHAGTLDPRATGLLIVCTGKFTKRIPEIQDAPKEYWTEIKIGVQTESYDTEKPEILHQDISNISEEQIKEALQKFIGEIDQKPPVFSAIKIDGKRAYNLARAGEEVEMKSRKTTVFYIENIEINLPLVSFTVGCSKGTYIRSLAHDIGQELNVGAYLTQLRRTKIGEYKIEDATDQFLENDYKFETI is encoded by the coding sequence ATGACTGCTGAAAACGTATTAGAAGGCCATATATTTTTACTTGATAAACCATTGGATTGGACTTCTTTTCAAGCGGTAAATAAAATGAAATATAAACTCAAAAGTGAGTTTAACCTTCCCAAGAAATTTAAAATAGGACATGCCGGGACCTTAGATCCAAGGGCAACCGGTTTGCTTATCGTATGTACTGGGAAATTTACAAAGAGGATTCCTGAAATACAGGATGCTCCTAAAGAATATTGGACAGAGATCAAAATAGGAGTTCAAACAGAATCTTATGACACCGAAAAACCTGAAATCCTTCACCAGGATATTTCAAATATTTCTGAAGAGCAGATAAAAGAGGCTTTACAAAAATTTATTGGTGAGATCGATCAGAAGCCTCCTGTTTTCTCAGCAATAAAAATTGATGGTAAAAGAGCTTATAATCTGGCCAGGGCAGGTGAGGAAGTAGAAATGAAGTCCAGAAAGACAACCGTTTTTTATATTGAGAATATTGAAATCAATCTTCCTTTAGTAAGTTTTACGGTAGGCTGTTCAAAAGGAACTTATATCAGAAGTCTGGCACACGATATTGGGCAAGAGTTGAATGTAGGTGCTTATCTAACGCAGCTGAGGAGAACAAAAATAGGGGAGTATAAAATTGAAGATGCTACTGATCAGTTTTTAGAAAACGATTATAAATTTGAAACTATATGA
- the ccoG gene encoding cytochrome c oxidase accessory protein CcoG — MSIETNPIKDPVLENEAFRNSVGTMDDTGKRKWVFPRKPKGKYTNYRNYTSYLLLSLFFGLPFVTINSNPFLLINVIDRKFFIVGQPFYLQDFFILALGAVTSVIFVMLFTVVFGRIFCGWLCPQTLFMEMIFRKIEYWIEGDRNKQMKLDRQEWDAEKIRKKGLKWSVFILISLIISHFMFMYIVGYKQVFKIMSEGPAEHSLKFIVMLSFTAVFYFTFAWLREQVCTLVCPYGRLQGVLIDKQTINVYYDFKRGENRSKWRNGEDRKAEGKGDCIDCQQCVVVCPTGIDIRNGQQLECINCTACIDACDEVMEKVGLPKGLVRYATEAEIENQSKFTFTSRMKVTTVFLALLIGFLGFLMYDRGSMEAKFIKPAGSTFFIKDGKITNTFIYTFLNKTNQKKTLTIKVISPRNGEINFFGSDRIVLKEDQILKGNINITFPEEEIKFSKQNMIIAVYDEKGEILDSFETTFEGPFKLLL, encoded by the coding sequence ATGAGCATAGAAACCAATCCCATAAAAGATCCCGTTTTAGAAAATGAAGCTTTTAGAAATTCGGTCGGAACAATGGATGACACCGGAAAAAGAAAGTGGGTGTTCCCTCGAAAACCAAAAGGGAAATATACTAATTACAGAAACTATACAAGTTACCTTCTGCTATCTTTATTTTTTGGTTTACCATTTGTCACCATAAACAGTAATCCTTTCCTTCTCATTAATGTTATAGACAGAAAGTTTTTTATTGTTGGTCAGCCTTTTTATCTGCAGGATTTTTTCATTTTAGCTTTAGGTGCGGTGACTTCAGTTATTTTTGTTATGCTTTTTACGGTAGTTTTCGGACGTATATTCTGCGGATGGCTTTGTCCTCAAACCCTTTTCATGGAAATGATTTTCAGAAAGATAGAATACTGGATTGAAGGTGACCGTAATAAGCAGATGAAACTCGACCGCCAGGAATGGGATGCTGAGAAGATCAGAAAAAAAGGACTGAAATGGTCAGTGTTTATATTGATTTCCTTAATTATCAGTCATTTTATGTTTATGTACATTGTTGGATATAAGCAGGTTTTTAAGATTATGAGTGAAGGACCTGCTGAACATTCATTAAAATTCATTGTCATGCTTTCTTTCACTGCAGTTTTCTATTTTACATTCGCGTGGCTTAGGGAGCAGGTCTGTACATTGGTATGTCCTTACGGAAGACTGCAGGGAGTCCTGATCGATAAGCAAACAATTAATGTGTATTATGATTTTAAGAGAGGAGAAAATCGATCCAAGTGGAGAAATGGCGAAGATCGAAAAGCAGAAGGAAAAGGAGACTGTATTGACTGCCAGCAGTGTGTAGTCGTATGCCCTACAGGGATTGACATTAGAAATGGTCAACAGCTGGAATGCATCAACTGTACTGCCTGTATTGATGCTTGCGACGAGGTGATGGAAAAAGTTGGCCTTCCGAAAGGATTGGTTCGCTACGCCACTGAAGCTGAAATTGAGAACCAATCGAAATTTACTTTTACCTCAAGGATGAAAGTAACAACAGTATTTTTGGCATTATTGATTGGGTTCCTTGGGTTTTTAATGTATGACCGCGGATCTATGGAAGCAAAGTTTATTAAACCTGCAGGATCTACCTTTTTCATTAAAGACGGCAAAATAACAAATACATTTATCTATACTTTCCTGAATAAAACCAATCAGAAAAAAACATTAACTATTAAAGTGATAAGTCCCAGAAATGGAGAGATCAACTTCTTTGGTTCGGATCGAATTGTTTTAAAAGAAGATCAAATTCTGAAAGGAAATATCAATATCACATTCCCTGAGGAAGAGATCAAATTTTCAAAACAAAATATGATCATTGCAGTTTATGATGAGAAAGGAGAAATACTGGATTCTTTTGAAACCACTTTTGAAGGCCCATTTAAGCTTTTGTTATAA
- a CDS encoding SMP-30/gluconolactonase/LRE family protein yields MKNVFKMSWIGLVLVLLNCKSVNGSNMFYHDIKPERVSDKFSFTEGPSSDKEGNVYFTDQPNDKIYYWDWKSKEIKEFLSKTGRANGTHFDKDDNLITCSDDQGEIWKISKDKKVQVLLKGFEGKRLNGPNDVWGDSFGGMYFTDPLYKRDYWVNFKQEISHKSLYYRTKEGVVNKIDTFTQPNGIAGSEKYKKLYVSDIDAGKTYVYDILEAGKLSEKKLFCEMGSDGMTLDKHGNLYLTGKGVTVFNRDGKKIYHIPIEEEWTSNVTFGGQHNEVLFITASKSVYTLPTRVKGTK; encoded by the coding sequence ATGAAGAATGTCTTTAAGATGAGCTGGATTGGTTTGGTTTTAGTACTACTTAATTGTAAATCAGTAAACGGTAGTAATATGTTTTATCACGATATTAAGCCTGAGAGGGTTTCAGATAAATTTAGTTTTACTGAAGGTCCTTCTTCAGATAAAGAAGGGAATGTATATTTTACAGACCAGCCAAATGATAAAATTTATTATTGGGATTGGAAAAGTAAGGAGATCAAAGAGTTTTTAAGTAAAACGGGAAGGGCAAATGGAACTCATTTTGATAAAGATGATAATCTAATTACCTGCTCTGATGATCAGGGGGAAATCTGGAAAATATCGAAGGATAAAAAGGTTCAGGTCTTGTTAAAGGGTTTTGAAGGGAAAAGACTCAACGGTCCCAATGATGTTTGGGGAGATTCTTTTGGAGGAATGTACTTCACAGATCCTTTGTATAAAAGAGATTACTGGGTGAATTTCAAACAGGAGATTTCTCATAAAAGTCTTTATTACAGAACTAAAGAAGGAGTGGTTAATAAGATAGATACTTTTACGCAACCCAATGGAATTGCGGGAAGTGAAAAATATAAAAAATTATATGTTTCAGATATAGATGCTGGAAAGACCTATGTTTATGATATTTTAGAAGCGGGGAAACTTTCAGAAAAGAAATTGTTTTGTGAAATGGGCTCAGATGGAATGACACTTGACAAGCATGGAAATCTTTATTTAACAGGTAAAGGTGTAACCGTATTCAATCGTGACGGTAAAAAGATCTATCATATTCCAATAGAAGAAGAATGGACTTCCAATGTCACATTTGGAGGGCAGCATAATGAAGTTCTGTTTATTACTGCTTCAAAGTCAGTTTATACTTTACCTACAAGAGTAAAAGGAACAAAATAA
- a CDS encoding AraC family transcriptional regulator has product MDSISVLHIDLFQPGKNPSDFYFNTMKDHLVSSHKHIEKPHRHDFYVTVLFTKGKGTHEIDFQKYDVSEGSLFFLSPGQVHSWELSDDTDGYIFFFSQEFYDMHYVNQHLRNFPFFNSVVFSRKLQLETADLKKAVMVCKEIENEYHSQNLMKEELILSLITKMYINSARQFSKDYNTLNSSASVSYFKHYQDFENLLEKYFTIQKSISHYASLMDISPKHLNRITQTIVQKTATEVITERVMLEAKRMLMYLNESLVEIAFRLGYEEYSYFVRVFRKSSGITPTQFIKKYKS; this is encoded by the coding sequence TTGGATTCCATATCAGTACTTCATATTGATCTTTTTCAACCAGGAAAGAATCCGTCAGATTTTTATTTCAATACGATGAAAGATCATCTGGTTTCCAGCCATAAACACATAGAGAAGCCGCACCGTCACGATTTTTATGTTACTGTTCTTTTCACAAAGGGAAAGGGGACGCATGAGATCGATTTTCAGAAATATGATGTTTCTGAAGGGAGTCTTTTCTTTCTATCGCCGGGACAGGTGCACAGTTGGGAGCTTTCAGATGATACAGATGGATACATCTTTTTTTTCTCCCAGGAATTTTATGATATGCATTATGTCAATCAGCATCTCAGAAATTTTCCCTTTTTCAATTCTGTTGTTTTTTCCAGAAAACTTCAGCTTGAAACAGCGGATCTAAAGAAAGCGGTTATGGTATGTAAGGAAATTGAAAATGAATATCATTCCCAGAACCTGATGAAGGAAGAGCTGATACTCTCTCTTATTACTAAAATGTATATCAATTCGGCAAGACAGTTTTCTAAAGATTATAATACCCTGAATTCATCGGCCAGCGTTTCTTATTTTAAGCATTATCAGGATTTCGAAAATTTACTCGAAAAATACTTTACTATCCAGAAATCAATTTCTCATTATGCTTCCCTAATGGATATCTCGCCAAAACATTTGAACAGAATTACACAGACAATAGTTCAAAAAACAGCTACTGAAGTGATTACGGAAAGAGTGATGCTTGAAGCCAAGCGGATGCTGATGTATCTTAATGAGAGCCTTGTTGAGATTGCTTTTAGATTAGGCTATGAGGAATATTCATATTTTGTAAGAGTATTCCGGAAAAGCTCCGGAATAACTCCCACACAATTCATAAAAAAATATAAATCTTAG